A single genomic interval of Falsiruegeria litorea R37 harbors:
- a CDS encoding ABC transporter substrate-binding protein has protein sequence MTRIDRRALFSTGAAAALLAATGVSLDAAPKTGGTLRLAVPKDGSLDRVARGAMFDTLTEIAPDGTLRGELAQSWQSSEDARVWTFDLRADVLFHDDAPLTAQDIIEAMSHLPDLSRIETLTDHQLRVELTKAAPGLPFTLAEDAFCIARDTIGTGCYRATHLQDGRHFRGEKVTDHYKVGQAGWLDRIEVIMIPDARVRAEALCDGYVDVAALPAPNGLRERTKYRYHPSEHDMALAVADTVGLPRQISSLGALDNGRIAERWWMI, from the coding sequence ATGACCCGTATCGACCGCCGCGCGCTCTTTTCCACCGGCGCGGCCGCTGCGTTGCTGGCTGCAACTGGGGTTTCGCTGGACGCCGCGCCAAAGACGGGCGGTACGCTCCGCTTGGCCGTGCCAAAGGACGGGTCGCTGGACCGCGTCGCGCGCGGCGCCATGTTCGACACACTGACCGAAATTGCGCCCGACGGCACGTTGCGCGGAGAACTGGCACAAAGCTGGCAAAGCTCAGAGGACGCCCGGGTCTGGACCTTTGATCTGCGCGCGGATGTGCTGTTTCACGATGACGCGCCGCTCACTGCGCAAGACATCATAGAGGCCATGTCGCATCTACCGGACCTAAGCCGGATCGAGACCCTGACAGATCACCAACTGCGGGTCGAACTGACCAAAGCTGCACCGGGTTTGCCATTCACGCTGGCTGAAGACGCCTTTTGCATCGCCCGAGACACCATCGGCACCGGCTGCTACCGCGCCACGCATTTGCAAGACGGACGGCATTTCCGGGGGGAAAAGGTCACGGATCACTACAAAGTCGGTCAAGCCGGGTGGCTGGACCGGATCGAGGTCATCATGATCCCCGACGCACGTGTCCGTGCCGAGGCGCTGTGCGACGGCTATGTCGACGTCGCCGCCCTGCCCGCACCAAACGGCCTGCGGGAGCGTACCAAGTACCGCTATCATCCGTCTGAACATGACATGGCCTTGGCCGTTGCCGACACAGTGGGCCTGCCGCGCCAAATTAGCTCACTTGGAGCGTTGGATAATGGGCGAATCGCGGAACGGTGGTGGATGATATAG
- the rimP gene encoding ribosome maturation factor RimP translates to MTNDLIAKAAIDRRLAEIITPVIEDLGYELVRIRLMSGKETTLQIMADKAGGGIEVDDCGEISNAVSATLDVEDPILDAYTLEVSSPGIDRPLTRLKDFDMFEGYEAKLETTELIDGRRRFKGELAGIEGEEVLINIDQNGETVTIGLQFDWLSDAKLVLTDELIKEMLRQRKDAGVLNEDAFDDIETEGSQEETK, encoded by the coding sequence ATGACAAACGACCTGATAGCAAAAGCAGCCATCGACCGCAGGTTGGCCGAGATCATCACGCCCGTGATCGAAGATCTGGGCTATGAGCTGGTTCGCATCCGCCTGATGAGCGGCAAAGAAACCACTCTGCAGATCATGGCCGACAAGGCCGGTGGCGGCATCGAAGTTGACGATTGCGGCGAAATCTCGAACGCGGTCAGCGCCACGCTGGACGTCGAAGACCCGATCCTGGACGCCTATACGCTCGAGGTATCGAGCCCCGGCATCGACCGCCCGCTGACGCGGCTGAAAGACTTCGACATGTTCGAAGGCTACGAGGCCAAGCTGGAAACAACCGAACTCATCGATGGACGCCGCCGCTTTAAGGGCGAGTTGGCAGGCATCGAAGGGGAAGAGGTTCTGATCAACATCGACCAGAACGGCGAGACCGTGACCATCGGGTTGCAATTCGACTGGCTCAGCGACGCCAAACTGGTGCTGACAGACGAGTTGATCAAGGAAATGCTACGCCAACGCAAAGACGCGGGCGTGCTCAACGAAGACGCATTCGACGACATCGAGACCGAAGGGTCCCAAGAGGAGACGAAGTAA
- a CDS encoding RNA-binding protein: MGRGGVPKDHTDGPDRKCIATGEVQPKFGLIRFVVGPDGQVFPDVMGKLPGRGAYVAADREALTKAVQKKLFSRSFKMQVTVANDLVEDVERLLTRRVIDLLSLARKSGDAVAGYEKVKSMLDREEAQILLQASDGSGRGKSKLSTPHLGKYIGWLTADELGMAFGRQTVIHAALASGGLSKRVVEEAQRLRGVRETDDGGKGRTEG; this comes from the coding sequence ATGGGTCGCGGTGGCGTTCCAAAGGATCACACGGATGGTCCAGACCGCAAATGCATTGCCACAGGCGAAGTGCAGCCGAAATTTGGGCTGATTCGCTTTGTGGTGGGCCCTGACGGTCAGGTCTTTCCGGACGTGATGGGCAAACTCCCCGGTCGCGGCGCCTATGTCGCAGCCGACCGGGAGGCACTGACTAAAGCCGTGCAGAAGAAGTTGTTTTCCCGCAGCTTCAAGATGCAGGTGACCGTGGCAAACGACTTGGTCGAAGACGTCGAACGTCTTTTGACCCGCCGCGTGATCGACCTGCTGAGCCTTGCGCGCAAATCCGGCGATGCGGTCGCCGGGTATGAAAAGGTCAAATCAATGCTCGACAGGGAAGAGGCGCAGATATTGCTGCAAGCCTCGGACGGGTCGGGACGCGGGAAATCGAAATTGAGCACGCCACACCTGGGCAAATACATCGGTTGGCTGACGGCAGACGAGTTAGGCATGGCATTTGGACGCCAAACTGTGATACATGCCGCCCTCGCCTCTGGTGGACTCAGTAAACGTGTTGTAGAGGAAGCGCAGCGTTTGCGTGGCGTGCGCGAAACGGATGACGGCGGCAAGGGCCGCACGGAAGGGTAG
- the nusA gene encoding transcription termination factor NusA, translating into MAITSANQLELLQTAEAVAREKMIDPGLVVEAMEESLARAAKSRYGAEMDIRVSIDRKTGKATFTRVRTVVEDEELENYQSEFTVEQAKQYMADPQVGDTFVEEVPPVEMGRIAAQSAKQVILQKVREAERDRQYEEFKDRAGTIINGVVKREEYGNVIVDVGAGEAILRRNEKIGRESYRPNDRVRCYIKDVRREVRGPQIFLSRTAPEFMAELFKMEVPEIYDGIIEIKAVARDPGSRAKIAVISYDGSIDPVGACVGMRGSRVQAVVNELQGEKIDIIPWNEDQPTFLVNALQPAEVSKVVLDEEAGKIEVVVPEEQLSLAIGRRGQNVRLASQLTALDIDIMTEAEESARRQKEFEARTKLFMDSLDLDEFFAQLLVSEGFTNLEEVAYVEIDELLVIDGVDEGTAEELQTRAREFLEAQAKAALDNARALGVEESLIEFEGLTPQMIEALAKDDVKTLEDFATCADWELAGGWTSVDGERVKDDGILEPFDVSLEEAQDLVMTARVLLGWVDPAELEAAAEEDGADGDTDENTDPEAGA; encoded by the coding sequence ATGGCAATCACCTCTGCAAACCAGCTGGAGCTGTTGCAAACCGCCGAGGCCGTGGCCCGCGAAAAGATGATCGACCCCGGTCTGGTGGTCGAAGCGATGGAAGAATCCCTCGCCCGTGCCGCGAAGTCCCGCTACGGCGCCGAGATGGACATCCGCGTCAGCATCGACCGCAAGACCGGCAAGGCGACATTCACTCGCGTCCGCACCGTGGTCGAAGACGAAGAGCTGGAAAACTATCAGTCGGAATTCACCGTCGAGCAGGCCAAACAGTACATGGCTGACCCGCAGGTTGGTGACACCTTTGTCGAAGAGGTTCCGCCGGTTGAAATGGGTCGGATTGCAGCACAGTCAGCCAAGCAGGTGATCCTGCAAAAGGTCCGCGAAGCCGAGCGTGACCGCCAGTACGAAGAATTCAAGGACCGCGCAGGCACCATCATCAACGGTGTCGTCAAGCGCGAGGAATACGGCAACGTCATCGTCGACGTGGGTGCCGGCGAGGCGATCCTGCGCCGCAACGAAAAGATCGGCCGCGAAAGCTATCGCCCGAACGACCGTGTGCGCTGCTACATCAAGGATGTGCGCCGCGAAGTGCGTGGCCCGCAAATTTTCCTGAGCCGCACCGCGCCCGAGTTCATGGCCGAGCTGTTCAAGATGGAAGTGCCGGAAATCTATGACGGCATCATCGAAATCAAGGCCGTGGCCCGTGACCCGGGTTCGCGCGCCAAGATTGCCGTGATCAGCTATGATGGTTCGATCGACCCTGTGGGTGCCTGCGTTGGTATGCGCGGCAGCCGCGTGCAGGCCGTTGTGAACGAACTGCAGGGTGAAAAGATCGACATCATCCCGTGGAACGAAGATCAGCCGACCTTCCTGGTGAACGCGCTTCAGCCCGCCGAGGTGTCCAAGGTGGTTCTGGACGAAGAAGCCGGCAAGATCGAAGTTGTCGTTCCCGAAGAGCAGCTGTCGCTGGCCATTGGCCGCCGTGGTCAGAACGTGCGTCTGGCCTCGCAGCTGACCGCGCTGGACATCGACATCATGACCGAGGCCGAAGAATCGGCGCGCCGTCAGAAAGAATTCGAAGCCCGGACCAAACTGTTCATGGACAGCCTGGACCTGGATGAATTCTTTGCTCAGCTGCTTGTCTCCGAAGGGTTCACCAACCTCGAAGAGGTGGCCTATGTCGAGATCGACGAACTGCTGGTCATCGACGGTGTTGACGAAGGCACCGCCGAAGAGCTGCAGACCCGCGCCCGCGAGTTCCTGGAAGCCCAGGCCAAAGCCGCTTTGGACAATGCCCGTGCTCTGGGTGTCGAAGAGAGCCTTATTGAATTCGAAGGCCTGACACCCCAAATGATCGAGGCGCTGGCCAAAGACGACGTGAAAACGCTCGAAGACTTTGCAACCTGCGCCGACTGGGAGCTGGCCGGTGGCTGGACGTCGGTCGATGGTGAACGGGTCAAGGACGACGGTATTCTGGAGCCCTTCGACGTTTCGCTGGAAGAGGCACAGGATCTTGTGATGACCGCCCGCGTTCTGCTGGGTTGGGTTGATCCGGCCGAGTTGGAAGCCGCAGCCGAGGAAGACGGCGCGGACGGCGACACTGACGAAAACACCGACCCGGAGGCCGGGGCCTGA